From a single Raphanus sativus cultivar WK10039 chromosome 3, ASM80110v3, whole genome shotgun sequence genomic region:
- the LOC108830171 gene encoding splicing factor-like protein 1, whose amino-acid sequence MDSVELNPSSHPLDQPSPPASSETVASLKDDNSASLAPDQIPAPEATNGSSNGVTGDDKNQSEDTTTRRKRRSRWDPPPSESVNNTSADGGGGDSGTRKRKSRWADDEPKPTIQLPDYIKEIVGGIEFDPEIQVLNSRLLDISRLLQSGMALDDRPEGQRSPSPEPVYDNMGIRINTREYRARERLNRERQEIISQIIKKNPAFKPPADYRPPKLQKKLFIPMKDYPGYNFIGLIIGPRGNTQKRMERETGAKIVIRGKGSMKEGRLQKKDMKYDPAENEDLHVLVEAETQEALEAAASMVEKLLQPVDEVLNEHKRQQLRELATLNGTIRDEEFCRLCGEPGHRQFACPSRLNTFKSDVLCKICGDGGHPTIDCPVKDTNGKKMDDEYQNFLAELGGTLPESSLKQSTNTLALGPGSSGGSNPPWASNGGSGASAHPGLGSNPAKPSKEYDEKNLYIGFLPTMLEDDGLINLFSPFGEIVMAKVIKDHISGLSRGYGFVKYADVQMANSAIQAMNGYRLEGKTLAVRIAGKPAPPPGPPAPPPPTQSYPPPPSQPYGAGGQLPNPSYSPAPVPWGPPVPSYSQYAPPPPPGSYHPVPGQHMSPYGMHYPPPPPPPHVTQAPPPGTTTSESQQSFPPGVQAESGTPPSSVPPNVYGGSLSGVPGQPPYMSYPSYYTAVPPPPPPPVPTSSADHSQSMGNMPWANNPPMPSSDHSQGLGNAPWAPNPPLPPSVGYPQSMGNAPWAPKPPVQPPAENPSTVGDSEYEKFMAEMK is encoded by the coding sequence ATGGATTCCGTCGAATTGAATCCTTCTTCTCATCCCCTCGATCAACCTTCTCCTCCTGCTTCCTCTGAAACCGTAGCTTCTCTCAAGGACGATAACTCTGCTTCCCTCGCCCCCGATCAGATTCCTGCTCCCGAAGCTACCAACGGCTCCTCTAACGGCGTTACCGGTGACGACAAGAACCAATCCGAGGACACCACAACCCGGAGGAAGCGTCGGAGCAGGTGGGATCCTCCTCCTTCCGAGTCGGTTAACAACACGAGCGCCGATGGTGGCGGCGGCGATTCCGGTACTAGGAAGCGTAAGTCGAGATGGGCTGACGACGAGCCGAAGCCGACGATTCAGCTGCCCGATTACATCAAGGAGATCGTCGGAGGTATCGAGTTCGATCCCGAGATTCAGGTTTTGAACAGCAGGTTGCTTGATATCAGTAGGCTGCTTCAGTCTGGTATGGCTTTGGATGATAGACCCGAGGGGCAGAGGTCGCCTTCCCCAGAGCCTGTGTATGATAACATGGGGATTAGGATCAACACTAGGGAGTACAGAGCGAGGGAGAGGTTGAATAGAGAGAGGCAAGAGATTATATCTCAGATTATTAAAAAGAATCCTGCTTTTAAACCACCGGCGGATTACAGGCCTCCCAAGCTCCAGAAGAAGCTGTTCATTCCGATGAAGGATTATCCCGGTTATAATTTCATTGGTCTTATTATTGGTCCCAGGGGGAATACTCAGAAGAGGATGGAGAGGGAGACTGGTGCTAAGATTGTGATTAGGGGTAAAGGGTCTATGAAGGAAGGTAGGCTGCAGAAGAAGGATATGAAGTACGACCCTGCTGAAAATGAGGATTTGCATGTTTTGGTTGAGGCTGAGACTCAGGAGGCACTTGAAGCTGCTGCTAGTATGGTCGAGAAGCTTCTTCAGCCTGTTGATGAGGTGCTGAACGAACACAAGAGGCAACAGCTGAGGGAGCTTGCTACCTTGAATGGTACTATAAGGGATGAAGAATTCTGTAGGCTGTGTGGTGAGCCTGGACATAGGCAGTTCGCGTGTCCATCTCGTTTGAATACCTTTAAAAGTGATGTGCTTTGCAAGATTTGTGGTGATGGTGGACACCCTACTATTGATTGCCCCGTGAAGGATACTAATGGGAAGAAAATGGATGATGAATATCAGAACTTTTTGGCTGAGTTAGGAGGAACTCTCCCTGAATCTTCTCTCAAACAGAGTACTAATACCTTGGCTCTTGGACCGGGAAGTTCGGGGGGAAGTAATCCTCCATGGGCTAGCAATGGGGGCAGTGGGGCAAGTGCGCATCCTGGCTTAGGGTCAAATCCAGCCAAACCCTCCAAAGAATATGATGAAAAAAATCTCTACATTGGGTTCTTACCTACGATGCTTGAGGACGATGGTTTGATTAATCTTTTTTCACCCTTTGGTGAAATTGTGATGGCAAAGGTAATCAAGGACCATATTTCTGGTCTGAGCAGAGGCTATGGTTTTGTTAAGTACGCAGATGTCCAGATGGCCAATTCGGCGATACAGGCAATGAATGGTTATCGGTTAGAAGGTAAAACACTTGCTGTCAGGATTGCTGGTAAACCGGCACCGCCTCCTGGGCCCCCGGCACCTCCCCCACCTACTCAATCTTATCCTCCTCCACCATCACAACCATATGGCGCTGGTGGGCAACTGCCAAATCCTTCATATTCACCGGCTCCAGTTCCTTGGGGTCCTCCTGTTCCTTCCTATTCTCAATATGCTCCTCCGCCTCCTCCTGGTTCTTACCATCCCGTCCCTGGTCAACATATGTCTCCTTATGGAATGCACtacccaccaccaccaccacctcctcatGTGACACAAGCTCCTCCACCTGGCACTACTACTAGTGAAAGCCAGCAAAGCTTCCCACCAGGAGTACAAGCAGAGAGTGGTACTCCTCCTTCATCTGTGCCACCAAATGTCTATGGTGGTTCGCTTTCAGGTGTGCCTGGACAGCCTCCGTATATGAGTTATCCATCTTATTACACTGCTgttccacctccacctccacctccagTGCCGACCTCGTCTGCTGATCATTCCCAAAGCATGGGTAATATGCCGTGGGCGAACAATCCTCCTATGCCGTCATCTGATCACTCGCAAGGTCTAGGTAATGCACCTTGGGCACCTAATCCTCCTCTGCCACCTTCTGTTGGATATCCCCAGAGCATGGGGAACGCACCCTGGGCTCCCAAGCCTCCAGTTCAGCCACCTGCAGAGAATCCATCCACTGTTGGAGATTCTGAGTATGAGAAGTTCATGGCTGAGATGAAGTAG
- the LOC108847481 gene encoding F-box protein At5g51380: MSFREKMPTSPKSPLRRRRASWTGSWLNHPTTSFKEVVSAVIQAQSPRSTSKPRNSDFNFDFDFDSDSDSFKFVVDRTLSLPDSLLLRILQKLPDFQNNNDVSLVCKRWLNLQGRRQRALKLLDWDFLSSGKLAYRFPKLTAVDLTNACMNHPNSGVLLCHRSISFRVSSDSSNWEENLLPSEVIDAGLRVLGRGSCDLLKLAVINATELGLLGLAEHCSDLQELELHRCNDNILRGIAAFESLRVLRLVGSVGGLYTSSVSDIGLTILAQGCKKLVKLELSGCEGSFDGIKAIGQCCEVLEELTVCDHRMDDGGWISGLSYFGSLKRLRVLSCGKIDPCPGPEKMLRSCPGLESLEIERSCLSDKEGVRALFKVCDGVKKVCIRDCRGLDGDSFSLAKAFRKVRLLSLEGCSVLTTGGLESVILHWEELESMRVVSCKNIKDSEISPALSSLFSLLKELTWRPDTRSHLSSKLEGAGIGKRGGKFFKKR, translated from the exons ATGTCGTTTCGGGAGAAGATGCCGACGAGTCCCAAATCGCCTCTACGGAGGAGACGCGCGAGCTGGACCGGGTCATGGCTCAACCACCCAACGACGTCGTTCAAGGAAGTCGTCTCCGCCGTGATCCAGGCCCAGTCACCGAGATCCACCTCTAAACCCCGAAACTCAGATTTCAATTTCGACTTCGATTTcgattccgattccgattccTTCAAGTTCGTCGTCGATCGAACGCTCTCCTTACCCGACTCCCTCCTCCTCAGAATCCTCCAGAAGCTCCCCGATTTCCAGAACAACAACGACGTCTCCCTCGTCTGCAAACGGTGGCTGAATCTCCAGGGACGCCGTCAACGCGCTCTCAAGCTCCTCGATTGGGACTTCCTCTCGTCAGGGAAGCTCGCCTATCGGTTCCCGAAGCTCACCGCCGTCGATCTGACCAACGCGTGTATGAATCACCCAAACTCCGGCGTCCTCCTCTGCCACAGATCGATCTCGTTTCGCGTATCTTCCGATTCGTCGAATTGGGAAGAGAATCTGTTACCGAGCGAAGTGATCGACGCAGGGCTTAGGGTTTTAGGAAGAGGAAGCTGCGATTTGCTAAAACTCGCGGTGATCAACGCTACTGAGTTAGGTTTACTCGGTTTAGCTGAGCACTGTTCCGATCTGCAGGAGCTTGAGCTGCACAGGTGTAACGATAATATCTTACGTGGCATCGCTGCTTTCGAGAGTTTAAGAGTGTTGAGACTGGTGGGAAGCGTTGGAGGGTTGTATACTTCGTCTGTTTCTGATATTGGTTTGACGATATTAGCGCAGGGGTGTAAGAAGCTGGTGAAGCTTGAGCTTAGCGGCTGTGAAGGTAGCTTTGATGGGATTAAAGCCATTGGGCAGTGCTGTGAAGTGCTTGAGGAGCTTACGGTTTGTGACCATAGGATGGATGATGGCGGTTGGATATCTGGGCTTTCGTATTTCGGGAGTTTGAAGAGGCTGAGAGTGTTGTCTTGCGGGAAGATTGATCCTTGTCCTGGGCCGGAGAAGATGCTTAGGTCTTGTCCGGGTCTGGAGAGTTTGGAGATCGAGAGGTCTTGTTTGAGTGATAAAGAAGGGGTGAGAGCTTTGTTTAAGGTGTGTGATGGAGTGAAGAAAGTTTGTATTCGGGATTGCAGGGGGTTGGATGGTGATTCTTTCAGCTTGGCTAAAGCTTTCAG gAAGGTGAGGTTGCTGTCGCTGGAAGGATGCTCAGTACTAACAACAGGGGGTTTAGAGTCGGTCATTTTGCACTGGGAAGAGCTCGAGAGCATGAGAGTAGTGTCGTGTAAGAATATAAAAGACAGCGAGATTTCACCGGCACTCTCGTCTTTGTTCTCCCTTCTCAAAGAACTGACGTGGAGACCAGACACAAGGTCTCATCTCTCGTCCAAGCTCGAAGGTGCTGGAATTGGAAAGAGAGGCGGCAAATTCTTCAAGAAGAGATGA
- the LOC108847482 gene encoding uncharacterized protein LOC108847482 — MDAQRALLDELMGAARDLTDEERRGFKEIKWDDREVCAFYMVRFCPHDLFVNTKSDLGACSRIHDPKLKESFENSPRHDSYVPKFEAELVQFCEKLVNDLDRKVRRGQERLAQELEPPPPPSLSGEKAEQLSVLEEKIKNLLEQVEALGEEGKVDEAEALMRKVEGLNTEKAMLIQRPNDKVLAMVQEKKMALCDVCGSFLVSNDAVERTQSHVTGKQHVGYGMVRDFLAEQKAAKDKGREEERLVRGKEADDKRKPRERESESRRSGSSDRERYRDNDRDRDRHRDHGRNHRKHYDRRPRSGRDGRDRSRSRSPHGRSGRRRASRSPVRQY, encoded by the exons ATGGATGCTCAACGAGCTCTGCTGGACGAACTTATGGGCGCAG CTCGTGATCTGACGGACGAAGAGAGGAGAGGATTCAAAGAGATCAAGTGGGATGACAGAGAGGTCTGCGCATTCTACATGGTTCGATTTTGCCCTCATGACCTCTTCGTCAACACCAAGAGCGATCTCGGTGCGTGCTCGAGGATTCATGATCCCAAGCTCAAAGAGAG CTTTGAGAACTCTCCGAGGCATGATTCGTATGTTCCTAAGTTCGAGGCTGAGCTTGTTCAATTCTGCGAGAAGCTG GTGAATGATCTTGACAGGAAGGTAAGGCGTGGACAAGAGCGCCTTGCGCAAGAGCTTgaacctcctccaccaccttcTCTGTCTGGTGAGAAAGCTGAGCAGCTCTCTGTTTTGGAGGAGAAGATTAAGAACCTTCTTGAGCAAGTGGAAGCACTTGGTGAAGAAGGCAAGGTGGATGAAGCTGAAGCCCTAATGAGAAAG GTGGAAGGGCTTAATACGGAGAAGGCAATGTTGATACAGCGACCAAATGACAAGGTGCTAGCGATGGTACAGGAGAAGAAGATGGCACTGTGTGATGTTTGTGGTTCATTCCTTGTCTCTAATGATGCTGTAGAAAGGACCCAGTCTCATGTCACTGGGAAGCAGCATGTTGGCTATGGCATGGTCCGAGATTTTCTTGCTGAACAAAAG gCTGCTAAAGATAAAGGAAGGGAAGAAGAAAGGCTAGTCAGAGGGAAAGAAGCAGATGATAAGAGGAAACCGAGGGAGAGGGAAAGCGAGAGTAGGAGGAGTGGTTCTAGTGATAGAGAGAGATACCGTGATAATGATAGAGATAGGGACAGACACAGAGATCATGGTAGAAATCATAGAAAGCATTATGACAGGAGACCCAGGAGTGGGAGAGATGGTCGTGACCGAAGCAGGTCTCGTTCTCCTCATGGAAGGTCTGGTCGCAGAAGGGCGTCGAGAAGTCCGGTTCGCCAGTACTAG
- the LOC108846968 gene encoding protein GOLVEN 10 has product MSSVHAVSVLLLFLLFLHLSDSRHLDNVHITDSQFSLDKDQNGVPGLTSKEPVRVSRIVLGVKKNHHRRQSLLFADYPKPSTRPPRHN; this is encoded by the exons ATGAGCTCAGTTCATGCCGTTTCGGTCCTTCTCTTGTTTCTGCTGTTCTTGCATCTTTCTGATTCTCGCCACCTCGACAACGTTCACATCACAGATTCTCAGTTTTCACTTGACAAG GATCAAAATGGTGTCCCCGGTTTGACATCTAAAGAACCGGTTAGAGTTTCTAGGATTGTTCTGGGCGTAAAGAAGAACCACCATCGTCGGCAGTCGCTCTTATTTGCAGATTATCCAAAGCCGTCCACTCGGCCTCCACGCCATAACTGA
- the LOC108846584 gene encoding 4-substituted benzoates-glutamate ligase GH3.12, which translates to MSMWSDLSDKLDEKVLEDLTSNVKQIQDDVLREILTLANTECLRPFLNGSSDKDAFKKNVPVTTYDDVKLFIDRVANGEPFDVISGTPITGFSLSSGTSGGIRKRFPCTKEYLENLNFIYCYRSLVISKHFDGLEHGKGMVFNFCVPEHITPSGLPVSAATTLFFKSDYFKNRPSYWHWSFTSPDEVILCSDNKQSMYCHLLCGIVQRDEVVKVGTAFVSTLLRVITFLEKHWKEICTNIRYGRLSEWITDVSCRDSVSKILGEPNPELADLIENECDQKSWEGIIQRLWPKTKFIESIATGQMAQHIPTLEFYSNKLPLISSSYVSSETMFGINMNPLCKPQDVSYTFMPHFSYFEFLLVDAGDEVEIVDLVDVKLGCHYEPLVTNHSGLHRYKMGDIVQVTGFYNSAPQFRFARRGNLVLSVHMETTTDQDLLNAVTRAKTVLESSNLMLLDFTGYADISSIPGHYVLYWELKGKYNNNDIAEIDNKILVECCYVVEESLENFYKEYRRNGWIGPLEIRVVYPGTFDSLMEFFISQGASSTQYKTPICIKSTEAIAILEEKVHARFFTGKSLSLKFSS; encoded by the exons ATGAGTATGTGGTCTGATCTCAGCGACAAATTAGACGAGAAGGTTTTGGAAGACTTGACGTCTAATGTGAAGCAAATACAAGACGATGTATTAAGGGAGATACTCACACTTGCTAACACTGAGTGTCTTAGGCCTTTTCTCAATGGGAGTTCTGATAAAGATGCTTTTAAAAAGAATGTTCCCGTGACGACCTACGACGATGTGAAGCTTTTCATCGATCGTGTCGCAAATGGAGAGCCCTTTGATGTAATTTCAGGCACACCTATTACCGGATTCTCACTAAG TTCCGGAACTTCCGGAGGAATACGGAAGAGGTTTCCATGTACCAAGGAATACTTGGAAAACTTGAACTTCATCTATTGTTACCGCTCACTCGTTATAAGCAa ACATTTTGATGGTCTTGAGCATGGAAAGGGAATGGTGTTTAACTTTTGTGTTCCAGAGCACATAACTCCCTCTGGGTTGCCAGTTTCAGCTGCCACGACGCTCTTCTTTAAGAGTGATTACTTCAAGAACCGACCATCATATTGGCATTGGTCATTCACAAGTCCTGATGAAGTCATATTGTGTTCAGACAACAAACAGAGTATGTATTGTCATCTTCTCTGTGGAATAGTTCAAAGAGACGAGGTTGTGAAGGTTGGTACAGCCTTTGTTTCTACATTGCTTCGTGTAATTACATTTCTTGAAAAACATTGGAAAGAAATCTGCACTAATATTCGTTATGGTCGTCTTAGCGAGTGGATCACTGATGTAAGTTGTAGGGACTCTGTTTCAAAGATCCTTGGAGAACCTAATCCTGAGTTGGCTGATCTCATAGAAAATGAATGCGACCAAAAGTCATGGGAAGGTATAATTCAAAGACTTTGGCCTAAAACCAAATTCATCGAAAGCATTGCAACTGGCCAAATGGCTCAACACATCCCGACGTTGGAGTTTTACTCTAACAAGCTGCCTTTGATTTCTTCGAGTTACGTTTCTTCGGAAACAATGTTTGGGATTAATATGAATCCTCTATGCAAACCACAAGATGTGTCATACACGTTTATGCCCCACTTTTCATATTTCGAGTTTCTACTTGTTGATGCTGGTGATGAAGTCGAAATTGTTGATCTTGTGGATGTCAAGCTAGGGTGCCATTACGAGCCTTTGGTCACAAATCACTCCG GCCTACACCGATATAAGATGGGTGATATTGTACAAGTGACTGGATTTTACAATAGTGCACCACAGTTTAGATTTGCCCGTAGAGGAAATTTGGTTCTAAGTGTTCATATGGAGACAACTACGGATCAAGATCTTTTAAATGCGGTGACACGTGCAAAGACGGTTCTTGAATCATCAAATTTGATGTTGTTGGACTTCACAGGCTATGCTGATATTTCTTCCATTCCAGGTCACTATGTTCTTTATTGGGAACTCAAAGGAAAATATAACAATAATGACATTGCTGAAATTGATAACAAGATTTTAGTAGAATGTTGTTACGTGGTGGAGGAATCCCTGGAGAATTTTTACAAAGAATATAGGAGAAACGGATGGATTGGACCTCTAGAGATAAGAGTGGTGTACCCAGGAACTTTTGATTCTCTCATGGAGTTTTTCATCAGTCAAGGTGCTTCTTCAACTCAATACAAGACACCCATTTGCATCAAATCTACAGAGGCCATAGCAATCTTAGAAGAAAAGGTTCATGCTCGATTCTTTACCGGAAAGTCCCTTTCTTTGAAGTTTTCATCttaa
- the LOC108844612 gene encoding non-specific lipid-transfer protein 4: protein MASALKFFTCLVLTVCIVASVDAAISCGTVGSSLAPCAGYLVNGGAVPAPCCAGVSKLNSMAKTTPDRQQACKCLKAAAKGINPSLASSLPGKCRVSIPYPISMNTNCDTVK from the exons ATGGCTTCGGCTCTGAAGTTCTTCACATGCCTTGTTTTAACGGTGTGCATAGTTGCATCAGTTGATGCAGCAATCTCATGTGGCACAGTGGGGAGTAGCTTGGCTCCATGTGCCGGCTACCTAGTGAACGGCGGGGCGGTGCCAGCTCCATGCTGCGCCGGAGTTTCAAAATTGAACAGTATGGCTAAAACCACACCGGACCGTCAACAAGCATGTAAATGCCTAAAGGCCGCTGCAAAGGGCATCAATCCAAGTCTAGCCTCTAGCCTTCCTGGAAAGTGCCGTGTTAGCATTCCCTATCCCATCTCCATGAACACTAACTGCGACAC CGTCAAGTGA